In Opisthocomus hoazin isolate bOpiHoa1 chromosome 3, bOpiHoa1.hap1, whole genome shotgun sequence, a genomic segment contains:
- the BASP1 gene encoding brain acid soluble protein 1, with protein MGGKLSKKKKGYSVNDEKAKDKDKKAEGAAAEEEETPKEAEDAQQTTETTEVKENNKEEKGEKDTQVAANKTEEKEGEKEKTVTQEETQKAEPEKSESVVDAKVEPQKNNEQAPKQEEPPAASAPAASSEAPKTSEPSNDAKASQPSEATAPSKADDKSKEEGEAKKTEAPATPAAQETKSEVAPASDSKPSSSEAAPSSKETPAATAAPSSTAKASDPAAPPEEAKPSEVPATNSDQTIAVQD; from the coding sequence ATGGGAGGCAAACTGAGCAAGAAGAAGAAGGGGTACAGTGTCAATGATGAAAAAGCTAAAGACAAAGACAAGAAGGCTgaaggagcagcagctgaggaagaggagaCTCCAAAGGAGGCTGAGGATGCCCAGCAAACCACAGAGACCACAGAAGTGAAGGAGAACAACAAGGAGGAAAAGGGCGAAAAGGATACTCAGGTCGCTGCCAACAAGAcggaagaaaaagaaggggagaaggagaaaacagtgaCCCAGGAAGAAACCCAGAAAGCAGAACCAGAGAAGTCAGAGTCTGTTGTCGATGCGAAAGTAGAGCCACAGAAGAACAACGAACAGGCACCCAAGCAAGAGGAGCcgcctgcagcctctgctcctgctgccagtAGCGAAGCACCCAAAACTTCTGAGCCTAGCAACGATGCAAAAGCTTCCCAGCCTTCAGAAGCCACAGCTCCCAGTAAAGCAGATGACAAGAGCAAAGAGGAAGGGGAAGCCAAAAAGACTGAGGCTCCCGCAACGCCTGCAGCCCAAGAAACTAAAAGTGAAGTGGCCCCAGCTTCAGACTCAAAACCTAGCAGCAGCGAGGCTGCGCCTTCTTCCAAGGAGACCCcggcagccacagcagcacctAGTTCCACTGCTAAGGCCTCGGACCCTGCGGCCCCACCAGAGGAAGCGAAACCTTCTGAAGTTCCAGCAACTAATTCGGATCAAACCATAGCGGTGCAAGATTAA